In Syngnathoides biaculeatus isolate LvHL_M chromosome 19, ASM1980259v1, whole genome shotgun sequence, the genomic window ggaaataataaacatttacaaagtctttctgtcttctttatctttcggcttggggttgccacagcatattatctcagatgaacgcatatatatgtttggcacaatttttacgccagatccccttcctgacacaacccttctcagggagtggaggccccagtgggatacgaacccacaacccctggtttaccaaatcagtgctctaaccactgagctacgaggcctcttgggggttgccacagcatgacatctttttccatctaagcctatcccgtGCATCctcctaacacccactgtcctcatgtcctcccccacaacatccatcaaccttttctttggtcttcctcttgctcttttgcctggcagctccatcctcagcagccttctgccaacatactcactctcttgcctctgaacatgtccaaaccatcaaagtctgctctctctaaccttgtctccaaaacatccatctttggctgtccctctaatgacctcatttctaatcctatccaacctgttcacaccaagcgagaacctcagcatcttcatttctattacttcaagttctgcttcctgttgtttcttcagagccaccgtctctaatccgtacatcatggccactcaccactgttttataaactttgcccttcaccctggcggatactcttctgtcacatagagcacgcagacaccttccgccaactgttccaccccccttgcacccgtttcttcacttctttaccacactctccattgctctgtattgttgaccccaagtatacgcagtcgtccaccttcgctatctctttaCGAAGTCCTTCTGTGAATATCTTATTTCACAACATATCGGTGCAAACGGTATTATGTCCGCGCTGTATGTTCCGGTGCAGCTAGTGTATGGAAGATAAATAACCCTACAGAAAGTGGCCGCAGTTTATCAACCAGTGCATGACATTGACCGTAAAATATGATAATCTATGAGGCTAGTTTTAGATTTAGGGCTTTTCCTTGTCCACTTTCTGTTCATTTCTTGTGCAAGAACAATTTCATCAAGTGTAAGCCTTCTTGTTTAACAAATTCTTCTCAAaatcctcttccttctcttgaTCCTATTCTGTTGGATCCAATTGATTTCTCAGGAGAGAAAAGGCCTACCCTGGTGTTAAAGTCAGCCATGATTATTAGAAATTTGTGGTTCGGTTAACAATAAAGACGGGATAAATCTTTCACCACATCACCACATATTGCTGTATTAATTGAAGCAAACGTTCTCATAGAAATAGTATATGTGGTGATACCCTTTTGACGCTGGCAATGTAATTGGCGATACTTTTATTAATAATGAAACAAACTCCATCATTGTGTCTTCTTTCTGATCCTCTGTAATAAAATGAACGGGCATTATGAAGCGTTAACAGATTCATCTCATTTGATGGTATACACCTCATGATGTAgcgttgtatttttttgtatttttgctaaCTTGGCGACACGCTAagtagtttcatttttttaaaaactgtcttCTGATTAATGGtgatttttctccttttcttttcgCCTTATCCCATTAGAGGTAACCACaacgtgtcatcattttccatctaagcccatctcctgcatcctcctctctaacaccacgTGCCCTCATGTcgttcctcacaacatccaccaaccttctctttggtcttcctcttgatcttttgcctgccagctccatcctcagcacccttctaccaatatattcactctctcacctctggacatgtccaaaccatcgaagtctgctctctcaaaccttgtctccaaaacatccaatttggctgtccctctaatgagctcatttataatccgatccaacctgctcactccgagcgagaacctcaacatatttatttctgctgcctccagttctgcttcctttgtCTCtgcagtgccaccatctctaatccgtacatcatggccggcctcaccactgttttagaaactttgcctttcaaccgagcagagactcctctgtcacataacgTACGAGACACctcccgccagctgttccaacctgctaggacccgtttcttcacttccttagcatattcaccattgctctggattgttgaccctaactatttgaagtcgtccaccctcgctatcacttctccctggagtctcATTCACACACGTATATTCTGTactacttcggctaatcttcattcctctcctttgcagtgcatCTCtcgatctttctaattgttcctccacctgctccctacaTTCACTCCACAttacgatatcatctgcgaacatcatggtcgaaggggattccagtctaacttcatctgccagcctatccattaccacagcaaacaggaaggggctcagaactgatccctgatgcagtcccacttccaccttaaattcttctgtcacacctgcggcacacttcaccattgttctgctgccatcatacatgtcctgtactattctaacatatttccctgccacaccagatttactcAGGCAGTACCACATTTCCTCcctttgtactctgtcataggctttctctaggtgaacaaagacacaatgaagcttcttccgaccttctctgaacttttccacgagcatccttaaggcaaataatgcatctgtggtactgtttctcagcatgaaaccatatatTCGCTCGccaatacttctgtcctgagtctagcctccactactctttcccataatttcattgtgtgcctcatcatcttgattcctctgtagtttccacagttctgtacatcgcctttgttcttaaaaatggggactcgcacacttttcctccattcttctggcatcttttctCCCGCTAgtgttctattgaataagttggtcaaaaactccacagccacctcaccaaattgcttccttaCTTCAACTGGTGTGTCATTaggtccaactgtctttccatttttcattctgttcagtgcctttttaacctCTCCCtcccattgccacttcccggtcattagCGCTCTAACTTTAATTGTAGACCAAAATCTATTGGTTTTTCCGTGGTGTAAGATATCTGAATGTgaacataaaaatgttcacaatataCACATTCACTTGTAATCAACAAATCCAAAtactatttaacaatgtaaaatttCCAGCATTTAAGTTCCTCAATGATGTCATCCGTTTGAACTTATTTTGGAACAAAATGCCTTTCTGTGTGTATTTCAGATCagtttttttaagaatgacaaCACCACATCACATCACCTTGGACTGTCGATGTATCAGCAAGGCTAGGGATCAAATAGCTGCTCCCAGCAGCTGTTAAACCATGGGTATATTTAGGTATACCCAGGTATTGTAAGTTCTATATCACTTACCATATTCAAGCTAACACAAAGGACAAAGTAACCAAGTCCATTTACACTTAAACATTCCACAGGAAAAGCCCAATACCTACACCTGGGATAACCTGGAAAAGTCCTTTATTAGATTTGGCTGCAGTTCAGTGAATACATAAAATTAAACGTTAAAAGAGTTGTTTCTGActaggatttaacatcacattatcaagatagagtacatattacgtaacctattggatacattgttactccaaaccaccggagtTTCCctttaatgaatgcgagtttgtgtaaaaccaggggtcatttatttaaatattggtatttgtatttaataccagctgaaaagattgatggatttcgcaaaacgttaacgtgtggccgaatatGCTTCCGTGTTCACCTACCGTCTCACCATCgtctttttcatcttcttcttcttctttttgatccatccatccattatctaccgcttttccgggtctggtcgcaggggaagtagcttcatcaGGGATACCcacacttccctttcctcagccacttcttccagcacttctggagggatcccgaggcgttcccaagctagccgagaaaCATAGTCTCAGCAGTGTGTCCTggtgtctctttccggtggtacATGCttggaacacctcatcagggaggtgtccaggaggcatcgaatcagatgccctagccacctcatctggcttctctcaatgtgcaGGAGTAGCAGCTCAACACTAAACCCCTCCTGGAtgatcgagcttctcaccctatctctaagggagagcccagacaccctgcggaggaaactaatttcgaccgcttgtatccgggatcttgttctttcggccatgacccacagctcatgctcaTAAGTGAGGGTATGATGCTGAGAGcttcgactgagctccctcttgaccacaacgaaccgatacaaagtccacatcactgcagaccctgcaccgatctgtctgtcgatctcccgctccattcttccctcactcgtgaacaagatcccaagatacttgaactcctccacttgaagaaggatctcatccccgacctggagagagcATGCCactcttttccgactgaggaccatagtctcagacttggaggtgctgattctcatcccagccacttcacactacAGCACAGCGTACAGGCCCCAAGCTGTGGTGTAAttagtatacccacacctgctcggcgtctctcccagtGGGCAACTGCAGAGTGGAATAGAGTCCAGCCCCTCtgaagaggagtggtgccagagcccaagcactGCGTAGAAgcgagtccaactatatctagtcggaacttcctgacctcatgcaccaactcgggctccttccctgccaaagaggtgacattccatgtccctagagctagtttctgtagccggggatcggatcaccaaggtccccgcctttggccaccacccagctcacattgcacccaacccctatggcccctctcacaggtggtgagcccatgggaagggggacccatgttaccctttctgGCTATGCGCGGCCGAGCCCACTGGGTGGAGGCCCGGCCAGCAGGCGCTCGcgttcgagccccacctccaggcctggctccagaggggggccccggtgacccacatccaggcaagggaaaccaagatccaattttttgtagtcgtcataggggttttggagttgtactttgtctggtccctcacctaggacctgtttgccatagGTGACCCTACttggggcatgaagccccagacaacatAGCTCCTGGGAGCATCGGGAAACACAAAACcatccaccacgataaggtgacggcttgaGGAGGGACTTTTGTTTTCactcatagttaatgaatgcgagtttgtgtaaaaccaggggtcatttatataaatatttgtatttgtattaaggcggcacggtggagcagctggtaaagcattggcctcaaagttcagaggtcccgggttcaatcccggacctgcctgtgtggagtttgcatgttctccctgtgtctgcgtgggttttctccaggcactccggtttcctcccacatcccaaaaacatgcaacattaattggacactctaagttgcacctaggtgtgattgtgagtgcggttgtttgtctccatgtgccctggctggcaaccaattgagggtgtatcctgcctcctacccgttggcagctgggataggctccagcactccctgcaatccttgtgaggataagcggctaagaaaatggatggatggatggatggtatttgtatataataccagctgaaaagatcgatggattttggcaaagttTAACAGgtggccgaatacgcttccggcTTCACGAACCGTCTCCCCGTCACGatgtcggatttattcctgattgagaacagatccagcaacaaagtatttgtttgcgtccagacttttatatgctttcaaactttccaTGCAAATCTCGACAATTTACTTTCCAGACACATGTGTACATCCAGTTCTCCAAGAAAagcagaagcaaattaacagtccaatttcttattggcgaaaacgtcgactttggcattaaatatgggtcctctaggccaagtgtctctaatttatccatgtacctttgtttattattaccTTCTAAATTtctaacagtatcggacaaaagtCTGagcatcgtgctataagacataatttcataatttcaactgacttagcattgaacaatgctttgtttgacttgcAAAATGGCGAGGTAatcaaaagtcacgtgattttatgacgtagggcACGAGCTCTATTTCATTTGCTGGAACCGGAAGCAACCGAGCCACACCTCGGACTGCTTCACTGTTTTCTAAAAGGGGTCCAAAGACgaatattgtatatttaaaggGTCATCTTGAACTTTAGTaaacccaaacaaaaataatctcatACAATTTAAGTGTACAAGATAAACGGCTACATTTCAATCTGCAGGCTGcactttttcatctggtttcAATTAATGGCACACCCATCTCCACACGTGAGTGATTCGGCCCACCAATCATGCTCACATGTGAGTCTGTCGAGTTCAACAGGAGCAAGCGCTTCTGCTTCTTGACACAAGCTAGTACTGCGGACGCCAACATGATGATGTGCGGAGGCTTATTAGGTTCTCAAAGTGCTCATCCAGAGATTCAAAAAATCTGCGACATCGTGAGTATCGAATTTTGTTCGCTGTTGCTTGGACTGATAGTAAAGAAAACACCAAaagataaacacaaacaaatgattTCCAGGTAAAGTCTCAAGCTGAGCAAAAAACTGGGAAGATTTACGACGTCTTTGTCGCGAAGTGTTATACTTCTCAAGTTGTGGCCGGTACAAACTACTTCGTCAAGGTAAGTAAGGGCAGTATCAATCATCGTATGTCGTATATTATAATTGTTATTGTGCTACCCATTGTTTTCATTGTGTAAAGAAATACATACGTATGTAAATATTCATAGTAtcgatgttatttatttatattgtttcGGTAAGGCGGCACCGTGCCGCAACTGGttagcgttgacctcacagttctgaggactggggttccaaACCCAGCCCTGCTTGTGTCGAGTTTGGAAActtggtctccccgtgcctgcctggattttctccgggcactcctgtttcctcccacatttcaaaaacaagctTTACAGTAATTGGCGACTTTCAATTGCCCctcggtttgattgtgagtgctacggtcagtctctatgtgccctgcgattaccCCGCCTTTCTGACCGATGACAGcggagatgggctccagcactcccacgacccttgtgaaactagcggcttagaaaatggaaagatggatgaatgtttttaattaagacAATGAATAGTTAATGTTGCCTTGTAAGCACTATAAAGTAGCTGTCCCAATGGTGTAGAATAatccatcattggttccgcCGTGGTCAACtggctctgacttctggtcagggcaaaaagtatggtaaagatacacacattgttatggaaaacgctgcgataaatataaaataattaattatgaagttAAGCTGAAGcacacttaccggtgaaaagttacttctttgtgaccgcctgcacggttttgacagccaacagtgcaacaaattggctaaacctaacgtattccaattgAATTTTGTATATAATTAATATAGTATGTTTCCCactgtacaattgtaaggatgtcaaaggacgccaagtttcacgtgaaatagtacccaaagcaatattttgccCTGATACGGAGTTGACCACATGAAAGGGGCCTGtgtgcagtccagtttttattcgtCATTAAATTGTCCACATAGATTTGAACCCTTGATGTGCCAGCGTGCTGTAGCAGCACTCTACGTGGCAACCATTTTGGCAGGGGTGATGCAATTCACATATATTGAAATTGTCCGGCGTTGAAAATTGAAAGTCGTCATTTTTTTGGCTTTACAcggtcaggatttttgggggcgATCAGAgagttgggggggaaaaaaaaaagtccaatcacAAGATAGAACAatgaatttatttaaatgacctgctCAGTTACTCTGCAGgataagtacagtgaagaaaagtatttaaacaccctgcaaTAGTGCAAGTTCTGCTACTtaaaaatcatgaaggggtctgaaattttcatcgtaggtgcatgtccactgtgagagagagaatctaaaaatatccagaaatcacaatgtatgatttttgtatttttattttttttaaggatttgtgtgaaacagttgCAAATAAATAGTTGAACACCCGTCtaacagctagaattctgacgctcaaagacctgttagtccatctttaaatgtccacctccactctatgtattatcctgaatcagatgcacctgtgagcTCGTTAGCACCCCATACagtcagtcagactcaaacttgtaacatgaccaagaccaaagagctgtccaaagacaccagagacaaaattgtacaactccaaacagctggaaagggctacagagaaattcccaagcagcttggttaaaaaaaaaataaaagttccaatgttggagcaatcattagaaaatggaagaagctaaacatgactgtcaatctcattCGGAGTGGATCcccttgcaagatatcacctcgtggggtctcaatgatccttggaaaggcgaggaatcggcccaggactacacgactggacttggtcaatgacctgaaaagagctgggagcaccatttccaaggtgactgttggtaatgtcacggtttgaaatcatgcatggcatggaaagttcccctgctcaAACCctcacatgtcaaggcctgtcttaagtttgccaatgacaatttggatgttaaagatgagtcatgggagaaagttttggggTCATAATTGGTCAaactgtttggaggaagacgaatgatgagttccatccctactgtgGAGCATGgctgtggtagcatcatgggttgggggtgtttttatgcacatgggacaggacgactgtcctgtattaaagagagaatgaccgtggccatgtattgtgagattttggggaacaaccactttccctcagtcagagcattgaagatgggtggtggctgggtcttttaacatgacaatgacccgacgcacacagccaggaaaagcaaggagtgggtccgtaagaagcatatcaaggttctgccatggcctagccagtctccagacctaaacccaatagaaaatctttggagggagctgaaactctgtttctcagcgtcagtccaaaaacctgtctgatctagagaagtccgtgtggaggagtgggccaaaatccctcctgcagggtgtgcaaaccttgtgaacaactacaggaaacgtgtgacctctgtaattgaaaacaaaggctactgtaacaaatattaacattgttttttgtcaggtattcaaatacttatttgcagctgtatcgcacaaatagtTAAATATATAAACTAAGTACAtaagtatatacagtgaagaaaagtatttgaacaccctgctatattgcaagttctcccaattagaaatcatggattgttggtttgtgccatttttcatttaagTATGTGCCTTAGCTCCGTTGTGTCCATTGTCTTTCAATCTGCGTgaactttattttcctttctgccCGCCAACCCCTTAACTTACTTCCTTGTCGTCACCCCCTGGTAACGTCAACATAATCACACTACATCTCCACTTTCTAGAATCATTGGGTAGACTGCCAATGATTCAACAGACCTTGAGGGTGTTTCTGCCTCATGGTTATGTGTGCTCCTGTTTGTATCTGTCCCTGACAGtcagcacacatacacacattttagCATTAGCTTGAACACTTACTTCAACAAATCAATAATTCAACAAACAGTCCTGCAGCTAACtaaacatttacattacaaaattaTAGCATGAatcacatttcaacattttttttttttcatttttttgaattcCTGCAttgtctcacaaaaaaaaaaacataaatccaaCCTTGCTGCCTTCCTTACAGCCctctgttaggtccaaagcatggacttctcgctcaatgtggatcCAGAAGCTCACGGCACCgggatagaatgattgagacagaggcagagttattttttacctaactgcagtttggggagaactcggggaagaagaacatattcttcagcccgcacgtaagactctctccgagtctcctcaaaaccacacattttattgagctccacacatagggtaggggagagcaggtttcacaagacaagtaaagttgttatacagagacagttaatcttctcaaggccgggtgtcttctgagtagacacagttcttcctgttacaaaaacccacaagaatgcagctatcataaatttgcagtcaccttgagctcttaaacttcccatacacaaacagcacacacacgcatccctgcacagcaacagagtcatta contains:
- the LOC133492699 gene encoding cystatin-B-like, coding for MLTCESVEFNRSKRFCFLTQASTADANMMMCGGLLGSQSAHPEIQKICDIVKSQAEQKTGKIYDVFVAKCYTSQVVAGTNYFVKVHVGGDDYVHIRVFQSLPHVGAGPVLANIQESKRHDDAIEYF